One window from the genome of Cucumis melo cultivar AY chromosome 12, USDA_Cmelo_AY_1.0, whole genome shotgun sequence encodes:
- the LOC103486913 gene encoding uncharacterized protein LOC103486913, with amino-acid sequence MKRKKKKKGGKTKGIKKKNEGEAMKNSIRCCISCILPCGALDVIRIVHSNGYVEEITGSIKASDVMKAHPKHVLKKPSSPSSSSAAHDAASSLHKIVIVPPEADLQRGKIYFLMPLPPDPDKPRRRKKREHSNNHHRTITTASTASAVPDTTTTNNNNISMTNLLVSDHYLSEILSDKASTHRERRRGRVGVWRPHLQSICESPSDI; translated from the exons atgaaaaggaaaaagaaaaaaaaagggggaaaaacGAAGGGaattaagaagaaaaatgaaggagaa gcaATGAAAAATAGCATAAGATGCTGCATATCTTGCATTCTTCCTTGTGGAGCTCTTGATGTAATTCGCATAGTCCACTCCAATGGCTACGTCGAAGAAATCACCGGCTCCATCAAAGCTTCCGATGTCATGAAAGCTCATCCTAAACACGTCCTTAAAAAGCCGTCCTCCCCTTCCTCCTCCTCCGCCGCTCACGACGCCGCCTCTTCCCTCCACAAGATCGTCATCGTCCCACCCGAAGCTGACCTCCAACGCGGTAAGATTTATTTCCTCATGCCACTCCCTCCCGACCCCGACAAGCCCCGCcgaagaaagaagagagaacATTCCAATAATCATCATCGAACAATAACCACCGCCTCCACCGCCTCCGCCGTACCCGACACCACCAccaccaacaacaacaacatttCCATGACTAATCTCCTCGTTTCCGATCACTACCTCTCCGAAATACTCTCCGACAAAGCTTCCACCCACCGTGAACGGCGGCGCGGCCGTGTCGGTGTCTGGAGACCTCACTTACAAAGCATTTGTGAATCACCCAGTGATATCTAA
- the LOC103486903 gene encoding trihelix transcription factor ENAP2-like isoform X4 has protein sequence MGDLTDSHTPSSANSRQVPIREDCWSEDATSTLIDAWGRRFLELNRGNLRQKDWQDVADSVNSLHGLTKKTHRTDVQCKNRIDTVKKKYKTERARVSASHGNFVSSWPFYARLDELIGPTVSMKKPSSPPLALPLPFRKTPPPSAAASSAIVAVSQKRPAAAMEDVSFRRNYSAAAAAAAAVALSEEEEDEEEEEEERVSDDEEAEGEGMSRLARAIKRFGEVYERVEAEKVRQMVELEKQRMQFAKDLELQRMHMFMETQVQLERIKRGKKSTPSA, from the exons ATGGGTGATCTCACCGATTCTCACACCCCTTCCTCTGCTAACTCTCGCCAAGTTCCCATTCGTGAGGATTGTTGGAGCGAGGACGCTACTTCCACTCTCATCGACGCTTGGGGTCGCCGATTTCTCGAGCTTAATCGTGGAAATCTCCGTCAGAAGGACTGGCAAGACGTTGCCGATTCTGTTAACTCTCTCCATGGTCTTACCAAGAAGACCCATCGCACCGATGTTCAGTGTAAGAACCGGATCGATACCGTTAAGAAGAAGTACAAGACCGAGAGGGCTAGGGTTTCTGCTTCCCATGGAAATTTCGTTTCCTCTTGGCCTTTTTATGCTCGTCTTGATGAACTCATTGGTCCTACTGTTTCCATGAAGAAACCCTCTTCTCCTCCTTTGGCTCTTCCTTTGCCCTTCCGTAAGACGCCTCCTCCTTCCGCTGCTGCTTCTTCTGCTATTGTCGCTGTCTCTCAGAAGCGGCCTGCTGCTGCGATGGAAGATGTGTCTTTTCGGAGGAATTACTCGGCTGCTGCGGCTGCTGCTGCTGCGGTTGCATTGtcggaggaggaggaggatgaagaggaggaggaggaggagaggGTGAGCGACGATGAAGAGGCGGAAGGTGAGGGCATGAGTAGGTTGGCAAGAGCGATTAAAAGGTTTGGGGAGGTGTATGAAAGAGTGGAGGCTGAGAAAGTGCGACAAATGGTGGAATTGGAGAAGCAGAGGATGCAATTTGCTAAGGATTTGGAGCTGCAGCGGATGCATATGTTCATGGAGACCCAGGTTCAGCTTGAGAGGATTAAGCGAGGGAAGAAATCAACTCCCAGTG CATGA
- the LOC103486903 gene encoding trihelix transcription factor ENAP2-like isoform X3 gives MGDLTDSHTPSSANSRQVPIREDCWSEDATSTLIDAWGRRFLELNRGNLRQKDWQDVADSVNSLHGLTKKTHRTDVQCKNRIDTVKKKYKTERARVSASHGNFVSSWPFYARLDELIGPTVSMKKPSSPPLALPLPFRKTPPPSAAASSAIVAVSQKRPAAAMEDVSFRRNYSAAAAAAAAVALSEEEEDEEEEEEERVSDDEEAEGEGMSRLARAIKRFGEVYERVEAEKVRQMVELEKQRMQFAKDLELQRMHMFMETQVQLERIKRGKKSTPSEN, from the exons ATGGGTGATCTCACCGATTCTCACACCCCTTCCTCTGCTAACTCTCGCCAAGTTCCCATTCGTGAGGATTGTTGGAGCGAGGACGCTACTTCCACTCTCATCGACGCTTGGGGTCGCCGATTTCTCGAGCTTAATCGTGGAAATCTCCGTCAGAAGGACTGGCAAGACGTTGCCGATTCTGTTAACTCTCTCCATGGTCTTACCAAGAAGACCCATCGCACCGATGTTCAGTGTAAGAACCGGATCGATACCGTTAAGAAGAAGTACAAGACCGAGAGGGCTAGGGTTTCTGCTTCCCATGGAAATTTCGTTTCCTCTTGGCCTTTTTATGCTCGTCTTGATGAACTCATTGGTCCTACTGTTTCCATGAAGAAACCCTCTTCTCCTCCTTTGGCTCTTCCTTTGCCCTTCCGTAAGACGCCTCCTCCTTCCGCTGCTGCTTCTTCTGCTATTGTCGCTGTCTCTCAGAAGCGGCCTGCTGCTGCGATGGAAGATGTGTCTTTTCGGAGGAATTACTCGGCTGCTGCGGCTGCTGCTGCTGCGGTTGCATTGtcggaggaggaggaggatgaagaggaggaggaggaggagaggGTGAGCGACGATGAAGAGGCGGAAGGTGAGGGCATGAGTAGGTTGGCAAGAGCGATTAAAAGGTTTGGGGAGGTGTATGAAAGAGTGGAGGCTGAGAAAGTGCGACAAATGGTGGAATTGGAGAAGCAGAGGATGCAATTTGCTAAGGATTTGGAGCTGCAGCGGATGCATATGTTCATGGAGACCCAGGTTCAGCTTGAGAGGATTAAGCGAGGGAAGAAATCAACTCCCAGTG AGAATTAG
- the LOC103486934 gene encoding abscisic acid receptor PYL12-like encodes MHCRHNPTTDSIIQLYHSPPLSPNQCGSSLFQVVRAPLALVWSMVRRFDNPQAYKRFLKSCTIRQGDGGVGSVREVVVVTGMPANTSVERLERLDDEAHVMVFTIIGGDHKLANYRSTTTLHENGDGGGDTVVVESYVVDVPYGSSKEDTVLFANTIVTCNLRWLARTVEELL; translated from the coding sequence ATGCACTGTCGACACAACCCAACCACGGACTCAATAATCCAGCTTTACCACAGCCCACCCCTCTCCCCCAACCAATGTGGCTCCAGCCTCTTTCAAGTGGTTCGCGCGCCTCTGGCTCTAGTCTGGTCTATGGTCCGACGTTTCGACAACCCACAGGCTTACAAGCGGTTTTTGAAAAGCTGCACCATCCGGCAAGGCGATGGTGGGGTTGGGAGCGTTAGGGAGGTGGTGGTGGTGACAGGGATGCCGGCTAACACGAGCGTGGAACGGCTGGAGAGGCTGGATGACGAGGCACATGTGATGGTTTTTACGATCATTGGTGGGGATCATAAGCTGGCGAATTACCGGTCGACGACGACGTTGCATGAGAATGGAGACGGGGGAGGGGATACGGTGGTGGTGGAATCGTATGTGGTGGATGTTCCTTACGGGAGTAGTAAAGAAGATACTGTGTTGTTTGCTAATACTATTGTCACGTGTAATCTCAGGTGGTTGGCACGTACGGTAGAGGAGCTTCTTTGA
- the LOC103486903 gene encoding trihelix transcription factor ENAP2-like isoform X2 — protein sequence MGDLTDSHTPSSANSRQVPIREDCWSEDATSTLIDAWGRRFLELNRGNLRQKDWQDVADSVNSLHGLTKKTHRTDVQCKNRIDTVKKKYKTERARVSASHGNFVSSWPFYARLDELIGPTVSMKKPSSPPLALPLPFRKTPPPSAAASSAIVAVSQKRPAAAMEDVSFRRNYSAAAAAAAAVALSEEEEDEEEEEEERVSDDEEAEGEGMSRLARAIKRFGEVYERVEAEKVRQMVELEKQRMQFAKDLELQRMHMFMETQVQLERIKRGKKSTPSDM from the exons ATGGGTGATCTCACCGATTCTCACACCCCTTCCTCTGCTAACTCTCGCCAAGTTCCCATTCGTGAGGATTGTTGGAGCGAGGACGCTACTTCCACTCTCATCGACGCTTGGGGTCGCCGATTTCTCGAGCTTAATCGTGGAAATCTCCGTCAGAAGGACTGGCAAGACGTTGCCGATTCTGTTAACTCTCTCCATGGTCTTACCAAGAAGACCCATCGCACCGATGTTCAGTGTAAGAACCGGATCGATACCGTTAAGAAGAAGTACAAGACCGAGAGGGCTAGGGTTTCTGCTTCCCATGGAAATTTCGTTTCCTCTTGGCCTTTTTATGCTCGTCTTGATGAACTCATTGGTCCTACTGTTTCCATGAAGAAACCCTCTTCTCCTCCTTTGGCTCTTCCTTTGCCCTTCCGTAAGACGCCTCCTCCTTCCGCTGCTGCTTCTTCTGCTATTGTCGCTGTCTCTCAGAAGCGGCCTGCTGCTGCGATGGAAGATGTGTCTTTTCGGAGGAATTACTCGGCTGCTGCGGCTGCTGCTGCTGCGGTTGCATTGtcggaggaggaggaggatgaagaggaggaggaggaggagaggGTGAGCGACGATGAAGAGGCGGAAGGTGAGGGCATGAGTAGGTTGGCAAGAGCGATTAAAAGGTTTGGGGAGGTGTATGAAAGAGTGGAGGCTGAGAAAGTGCGACAAATGGTGGAATTGGAGAAGCAGAGGATGCAATTTGCTAAGGATTTGGAGCTGCAGCGGATGCATATGTTCATGGAGACCCAGGTTCAGCTTGAGAGGATTAAGCGAGGGAAGAAATCAACTCCCAGTG ATATGTAA
- the LOC103486903 gene encoding trihelix transcription factor ENAP2-like isoform X1: MGDLTDSHTPSSANSRQVPIREDCWSEDATSTLIDAWGRRFLELNRGNLRQKDWQDVADSVNSLHGLTKKTHRTDVQCKNRIDTVKKKYKTERARVSASHGNFVSSWPFYARLDELIGPTVSMKKPSSPPLALPLPFRKTPPPSAAASSAIVAVSQKRPAAAMEDVSFRRNYSAAAAAAAAVALSEEEEDEEEEEEERVSDDEEAEGEGMSRLARAIKRFGEVYERVEAEKVRQMVELEKQRMQFAKDLELQRMHMFMETQVQLERIKRGKKSTPSGLENLFSRFNVASSMTMFGLGMFGEDVSKVFDASL; encoded by the exons ATGGGTGATCTCACCGATTCTCACACCCCTTCCTCTGCTAACTCTCGCCAAGTTCCCATTCGTGAGGATTGTTGGAGCGAGGACGCTACTTCCACTCTCATCGACGCTTGGGGTCGCCGATTTCTCGAGCTTAATCGTGGAAATCTCCGTCAGAAGGACTGGCAAGACGTTGCCGATTCTGTTAACTCTCTCCATGGTCTTACCAAGAAGACCCATCGCACCGATGTTCAGTGTAAGAACCGGATCGATACCGTTAAGAAGAAGTACAAGACCGAGAGGGCTAGGGTTTCTGCTTCCCATGGAAATTTCGTTTCCTCTTGGCCTTTTTATGCTCGTCTTGATGAACTCATTGGTCCTACTGTTTCCATGAAGAAACCCTCTTCTCCTCCTTTGGCTCTTCCTTTGCCCTTCCGTAAGACGCCTCCTCCTTCCGCTGCTGCTTCTTCTGCTATTGTCGCTGTCTCTCAGAAGCGGCCTGCTGCTGCGATGGAAGATGTGTCTTTTCGGAGGAATTACTCGGCTGCTGCGGCTGCTGCTGCTGCGGTTGCATTGtcggaggaggaggaggatgaagaggaggaggaggaggagaggGTGAGCGACGATGAAGAGGCGGAAGGTGAGGGCATGAGTAGGTTGGCAAGAGCGATTAAAAGGTTTGGGGAGGTGTATGAAAGAGTGGAGGCTGAGAAAGTGCGACAAATGGTGGAATTGGAGAAGCAGAGGATGCAATTTGCTAAGGATTTGGAGCTGCAGCGGATGCATATGTTCATGGAGACCCAGGTTCAGCTTGAGAGGATTAAGCGAGGGAAGAAATCAACTCCCAGTG GATTAGAAAATTTGTTCTCACGTTTCAATGTTGCTTCTAGCATGACTATGTTTGGGCTCGGAATGTTTGGGGAGGATGTCTCCAAGGTCTTTGACGCAAGCCTCTAG